The Caproicibacterium amylolyticum genome includes the window GTAATGGGTTTGTCTATCTGGGATGAGTCGCTGGCAAAAACTGCGGTCACACAGCAGACACTGACGCTAACTTTTACAGCAGGGCGCGGAACGGTCTATGACCGAAATCTGCAGCCGTTGACCGGTGGAAAAACCTCCTTCATTGCTGCCGTCGTGCCCAGCAAAGAAACTGCTGCCGCACTCAGCAAGGTACTTTCTGCGCAGCAGATGAGCAATGTTTATGAACAGATGAAAGGCGGCGCTCCTTTCCTGACAAAATTGGACGCACCGGCGCAGACAGACGGAATTTTGTGTTTCCCACAAACAGAACGTTATCCTGAACGTGCATTGGCAGCACATATGGTGGGATATTTAGACAGCAGCGGGTGCGGTGTAAACGGTGTGGAAAAATCCTTTAACAGCCTGCTTACCTGCGGCAGCAAAACCACGAAAATCACCTACTCTGTTGATGCTCTGCGCCACCTGCTGCCAGGGGAAACAGCCAAGGTGGTTACAACAGCAACGGGGGTTGCAAGCGGCGTAGTGCTTACGCTGGATAAAAATCTGCAAAAGATTGCGGAGGACAGCGCCGCTGACCTGAAAAAGGGCGCGGTTGTCATTTTAGAGGCCGGTACAGGCAATATTCTGGCATCTGCCAGTGTGCCAAATTTTTCACCGGAGGATGTTTCGGCTGCGCTGCAAAGTACGGATGGCGCTTTGGTGAATCGCGCACTGCAGCCGTACAGCGTTGGTTCGGTGTTTAAACTGACTGCTGCCGCTGCCGCATTGGAACATGGTGCAGACCCCAATGCCAAATATACCTGTACCGGCAGCGAAACTGTAGACGGCCTGCAGTTTCACTGCTACGACGGAAAGGCACATGGCGTGGAAACAATGCGGGAAGCGATTGCAAAGTCCTGCAATTCCTATTTTGTAAAGCTGATGCAGAACGTGCCGCAGGCGCAGTTCTTAACCATGGCACGTTCACTTGGATTTGGGCAGAGTATGGAGATTGCACCTGGGCTTTGCAGCAGTGCAGGAACTCTTCCAACACTGGAGGAACTTGCAAACAGACGCGCACTTGCGAATTTTTCTTTTGGGCAGGGAACCCTGACGGCAACGCCGCTGCAGATTGCCGCAATGGTGAACGCGGTGGCTTCGGGCGGTATTTACACGCAGCCAACGCTTTACGCGGGGCAGGCCGATGCTTCCGGCCACCTTTCCGTACCGGCCGACCACACGAAGGGAGTGCCGGTTATTTCCCGCAAAAACGCGGAACTGCTGTGTTCCTTTATGCAGGACAGCGTGGCATACGGTACCGGACACTCCGGACAGCCGGTACATGTGAAAGCGGCGGCCAAAACCGCTACTGCACAAACTGGACATTTTACGGACGGCAAAGAGGATGTTATTTGTTGGTACGCGGGTTTTTTCCCAGTGGATACACCGAAATATATTGTGACAGTTATGGCAGAGGGCGGGGACGGCGGTGGTGCGACCTGCGGGCCGGTCTTTCAGAAAATTGCGGATGCATTGTATCCGAATGAGATTGACAACCCGGTTGATTGAGTTTATAATAATTTTAATAAATATTTGAAAAACAATGAAGGGTAAATGCTTTCGCGAAACTGCACAGAGAGCCGGTAAAATGGTGCAAGCCGGTCTTTTTCGCAAAAGCTGAGCCGGCCCGGAGTTCCCCGCGATGAGCGGCGGCGTTTCCCGCGTTAAGGGTAAGAGAGGCGCTTTGCAGCGCAATTTGGGTGGTACCACGGGTGTTCCCGTCCCATTGCGGACGGGGGCGCTTTATTTTTTTGCAAGAATTTAGAAAAGGACGGAGAGCAGTAAAATGCAGTGGATGGGTTTAAATGAAATTCGCGAAAAATATTTGGAATTCTTTGAGGGGAAGGGGCATCTGCGCCTGCCCAGTTTTCCGCTGATTCCGAAAGACGACAATTCCCTGCTGCTGATCAACAGCGGCATGGCACCTATGAAAAAGTATTTTACAGGTGAAGTCACCCCACCGCGCAAGCGCGTGACAACCTGCCAGAAGTGCATCCGTACCGGCGATATTGAAAACGTCGGTATTACCGACCGCCACGGTACTTTCTTTGAGATGCTGGGTAACTTTTCCTTTGGCGATTACTTTAAGCATGAAGCAACCGCGTGGGCGTGGGAATTTTGCACCAAGGTCATGGAAATGCCGGTAGATAAGCTTTGGGTCACCATTTATCAGGATGACGATGAAGCGTTTGACATCTGGACAAAAGAAGTCGGCGTTGCCGCTGACCACATTGTCCGTCTGGGCAAAGAGGACAACTTCTGGGAACATGGCCCCGGCCCCTGCGGTCCCTGCTCGGAAATTTACTTTGACCGCGGTCCGGAACACGGCTGCGGCAAGCCTACCTGCGGCGTTGGCTGCGACTGTGACCGCTATGTTGAATTCTGGAATGTTGTGTTCTCCCAGTTTGACTGCGACGGACACGGCGGCTACCCGCCGATGGAACACCCAAACATCGATACCGGCATGGGTCTGGAGCGCCTTGCCTGTGTGATGCAGAATGTGGACAATTTGTTCTTAGTCGATACCGTACAGAATATTATTAAAAAGGTCTGCGAAATTGCAGGCACTGAGTACGGCAAAAACAAGAAAAATGACGTTTCCATTCGTGTAATCACCGACCACGTGCGTTCTGTAACCTTTATGATTGCAGACGGCATTATGCCCTCCAACAACGGCCGCGGCTATGTTCTGCGCCGCCTGCTGCGCCGTGCCGCCCGCCACGGGCGTTTGCTCGGTATTGAACGCTCTTTCCTGACAGAAGTTGCCGAAACCGTGATTCACGAAAGCTGCGGTGCTTACCCGGAACTTTCTGAAAAGAAAGAAATGATTATGAAAGTCATTTCTGTTGAGGAGGAGAGCTTTTCCAAGACGATTGATCAGGGCACCGCGTTACTGAATGATATTATTAAGAATAATAAGGGCACCGTTATTTCCGGCGAAGATGCCTTTAAATTGAGCGATACCTACGGCTTCCCAATCGACCTGACCAAAGAAATTGCCGGCGAAAACGGCATGACAGTCGATGAAGAAAGCTGCCGCAAACTCATGCAGGAGCAGCGCCAGACCGCACGTGCTGCACGCAAAAACGCGGGTGCGGAGTCCTGGGCAGGCGAGAGCGACCTGCTGAAAGGTGTGCCGGAAACAGAGTTCCTCGGCTACAAGGAAAAGACCGCGCAGGCAAAGGTACTTGCTATCGTTGCCGGCGGTAGCCGTGTGGAATCCGCTGACGCGGGCGACGAAATCGGCCTTGTGCTGGACTGCACCACATTCTATGGTGAAAGCGGCGGTCAGGTAGGTGATACAGGCGTTATCAATGCGGACGACGCGGTTCTGGATGTCAACGACACCACCAAGAACCACGCGAAAAACTATATTCATCACTGCACCGTGCAGGCGGGTACCATTCGTGTTGGTGACAGCGTAAGTGTGCAGCCAAACTGGGAACGCCGCGAAGCTATCATGCGCAACCACACAGCGGCACATCTGCTGCAGGCGGCTCTGCGCAAGGTGCTGGGCACCCATGTGGAACAGGCAGGCCAGTTGGTCAGCGAACAGCATGTCCGCTTCGACTTTACCCATTTTGCCGCGCTGGCTGCGGAAGAACTGCAGAAAGTCGAAAAAATGGTGAATGACATCATTCTTTCCGCCGTGCCAGTTGAAATGCGTGAAATGCCGATTGAAGAAGCAAAAAAGCTGGGCGCAATGGCACTGTTCGGCGAAAAATACGGCAAGGTTGTGCGTGTGGTATCCGCGGGCGATTTCAGTAAGGAATTCTGCGGCGGTACCCATGTGGACAACACTGCAAAGCTGGGTCTGTTTAAGATTCTTTCTGAAACAAGCGCAGCTGCCGGTGTGCGCCGCATTGAGGCGGTTACCGGATATGGCGTTTACAATCTGCTGAACGACAGCCTGAACACCATTGACCAGACTGCCGCAGTGCTCAAGCTGAACAACACAGCGGATTTAACCGCACACGCGGAACAACTGATGGCGCAGCTCAAGCAGGCGGAAAGTGAATTGGAAAAGGTGAATGCCAAGATGGCAGGCCAGCAGGTCGAACAGCTGATGGCTTCCGCAAAGCAGGCAGGCAGTGTGCGTGTCTGCACCGCGAAACTGAACGGCGCGGATGCCGCGGCTCTGCGTACCATGTGCGACAAAGTGCGTGACAGTGCACCTGATATGGTTGCAGTATTTGCCGGTGTCAATGGTGCAAAGGCAAACATTGCAGTCGCTGTTGGCAAAGACGCGCTGACAAACGGTGCACATGCTGGCAAAATTGCAAAAGCGGTTGCGCAGTTTGCAGGCGGCAACGGCGGTGGCAAACCCGACTTCGCGATGGCAGGCGCTAAAGACCTGACAAAGCTGGATTCCGCGCTGAATGCCGCGTGCGGGGTTGTGGAAGAACTTGTAAAATAAATTACTGAAGCTTGCATATCTTTGCGGGAAAGCTTATAATATTTCAGTTGATGTACGTTACAGTAAAGTTTTCGTCAGCCTCGTGTGCCCCGAATGGGGTGTGTTCACAAGGCTGCAGGTGTGGGCAGCGCCCACGGTACAATTTTTGAGAGTGCTGACTGAAAAGTCAAAACCCTGGGCTTGCAGTTCAGACTGTTTCTTATGCTACTAAGGTCAAGGAACAAGGTCGTGGCGGGCTTTACCCCACACCCCTGGTCGCTTTTTAAGAAATCGACGGAAAGTATAGTAAAGACAGTTGAATTTGACTTTTGTTTCAATAAAAAAGAAGTGAAAGGAGGAAAAAGCATGGACTGCATATTTTGCAAGATTGCTTCCGGCGAAATTCCAAGCACACGCGTTTATGAAGACGACCTCTGCGTCGCTTTTAAGGATTTGGAGCCGCAGGCACCAGTGCATATTCTGATTATTCCGCGCGAACACATTGTTTCCGCGGCAGAAATTACACCGGGAAACAGCTCCATTGTTGCACACATTTTTGAAGTCGCCGCGAAGCTTGCCAAAGACAACAGGCTGAAAAACGGCTGGCGTATTGTCAGCAATGTGGGTGAGGATGGCGGTCAGTCCGTTAAGCATATGCACTTCCACCTTTTGGGCGGGCGTGCTATGGCGTGGCCTCCCGGCTGATGCGTACAGACAGAAAAAGAAGGAATGCGCGGCGCAAAGCTGGCTTCCTTAAAACATAATTATTGCAGAAAGGCCGGTTTTTTCGTGAATCAGATTAAAACAATAGACGGCAGACAGTATTATCATATGACAATCGCAGGCTGTGAGCGTGACCTGCCGCTGTGCCCAATCAGTGACACCATGAACATTGCCGGATTTGTAATGCTGGGTGATGTTGAAATTACCAAGGCCAGCGCGGCGGAACTGCTCAAACGCTGCCCGGAACATGATGTTGTGGTAACTGCGGAAACCAAGGGTATTCCGCTTTGCTACGAAATGGCGCGGCAGGGCTGCGGCCGCTACATTGTTGCCCGCAAGAGCCTGAAATCCTATATGCGCAACCCGATTCATGTGCAGGTCAAGTCCATTACAACAGACCATGTGCAGGAACTCTACCTTGCCGAGGATGATTATAAGGGCTTAAAGGGCAAGCGTGTGCTGATTGTTGATGATGTTATCAGTACCGGCGAGTCACTGGAAGCGATGGAAAAGCTGGTTGAACAGTTTGAGGGCAACATTGTTGGCCGTGCGGCTGTACTGGCTGAGGGCGATGCACAGGACCGCAAGGACATTATCTTCCTTGAGCCGCTGCCGCTGTTCAGCAAAGAATAATTTGGCAGTTTGGTGATTTAAGTATGAAAAGGCCGCTTGCGTTGGTAGGTTTTACATATCTGCTGACACAGGCGGTTTCTGTTTTTCTGGGAGCCGCTGGCGCGCTGCTTTTG containing:
- a CDS encoding peptidoglycan D,D-transpeptidase FtsI family protein; translated protein: MPKSAKRILILFTTMLLLFTFCALRVMGLSIWDESLAKTAVTQQTLTLTFTAGRGTVYDRNLQPLTGGKTSFIAAVVPSKETAAALSKVLSAQQMSNVYEQMKGGAPFLTKLDAPAQTDGILCFPQTERYPERALAAHMVGYLDSSGCGVNGVEKSFNSLLTCGSKTTKITYSVDALRHLLPGETAKVVTTATGVASGVVLTLDKNLQKIAEDSAADLKKGAVVILEAGTGNILASASVPNFSPEDVSAALQSTDGALVNRALQPYSVGSVFKLTAAAAALEHGADPNAKYTCTGSETVDGLQFHCYDGKAHGVETMREAIAKSCNSYFVKLMQNVPQAQFLTMARSLGFGQSMEIAPGLCSSAGTLPTLEELANRRALANFSFGQGTLTATPLQIAAMVNAVASGGIYTQPTLYAGQADASGHLSVPADHTKGVPVISRKNAELLCSFMQDSVAYGTGHSGQPVHVKAAAKTATAQTGHFTDGKEDVICWYAGFFPVDTPKYIVTVMAEGGDGGGATCGPVFQKIADALYPNEIDNPVD
- the alaS gene encoding alanine--tRNA ligase, with protein sequence MQWMGLNEIREKYLEFFEGKGHLRLPSFPLIPKDDNSLLLINSGMAPMKKYFTGEVTPPRKRVTTCQKCIRTGDIENVGITDRHGTFFEMLGNFSFGDYFKHEATAWAWEFCTKVMEMPVDKLWVTIYQDDDEAFDIWTKEVGVAADHIVRLGKEDNFWEHGPGPCGPCSEIYFDRGPEHGCGKPTCGVGCDCDRYVEFWNVVFSQFDCDGHGGYPPMEHPNIDTGMGLERLACVMQNVDNLFLVDTVQNIIKKVCEIAGTEYGKNKKNDVSIRVITDHVRSVTFMIADGIMPSNNGRGYVLRRLLRRAARHGRLLGIERSFLTEVAETVIHESCGAYPELSEKKEMIMKVISVEEESFSKTIDQGTALLNDIIKNNKGTVISGEDAFKLSDTYGFPIDLTKEIAGENGMTVDEESCRKLMQEQRQTARAARKNAGAESWAGESDLLKGVPETEFLGYKEKTAQAKVLAIVAGGSRVESADAGDEIGLVLDCTTFYGESGGQVGDTGVINADDAVLDVNDTTKNHAKNYIHHCTVQAGTIRVGDSVSVQPNWERREAIMRNHTAAHLLQAALRKVLGTHVEQAGQLVSEQHVRFDFTHFAALAAEELQKVEKMVNDIILSAVPVEMREMPIEEAKKLGAMALFGEKYGKVVRVVSAGDFSKEFCGGTHVDNTAKLGLFKILSETSAAAGVRRIEAVTGYGVYNLLNDSLNTIDQTAAVLKLNNTADLTAHAEQLMAQLKQAESELEKVNAKMAGQQVEQLMASAKQAGSVRVCTAKLNGADAAALRTMCDKVRDSAPDMVAVFAGVNGAKANIAVAVGKDALTNGAHAGKIAKAVAQFAGGNGGGKPDFAMAGAKDLTKLDSALNAACGVVEELVK
- a CDS encoding histidine triad nucleotide-binding protein, which translates into the protein MDCIFCKIASGEIPSTRVYEDDLCVAFKDLEPQAPVHILIIPREHIVSAAEITPGNSSIVAHIFEVAAKLAKDNRLKNGWRIVSNVGEDGGQSVKHMHFHLLGGRAMAWPPG
- a CDS encoding phosphoribosyltransferase family protein — protein: MTIAGCERDLPLCPISDTMNIAGFVMLGDVEITKASAAELLKRCPEHDVVVTAETKGIPLCYEMARQGCGRYIVARKSLKSYMRNPIHVQVKSITTDHVQELYLAEDDYKGLKGKRVLIVDDVISTGESLEAMEKLVEQFEGNIVGRAAVLAEGDAQDRKDIIFLEPLPLFSKE